The following are encoded in a window of Puntigrus tetrazona isolate hp1 unplaced genomic scaffold, ASM1883169v1 S000000001, whole genome shotgun sequence genomic DNA:
- the LOC122331702 gene encoding proto-oncogene Mas-like: protein MGQHNISINDSTGSDYDHFSKRRDLYRKKDAANVVFVWILSVIEIPVMILTLIALCFLVKSRPAASVFISHLILSDLIQVMCMLIGTTISWSYELVGPYRYCLVVGLYFMACVSFERYLLVSHPIWYKSHQSLKLSCFLSVIVWFVPLTFSEIKPPCIYFDSLTLSIACLIPYPIVILCFVGTCRGLSRSISLTALKRKLILGSLFLVLLTYTFLILPAVIMCIIDQYKLPNNKTLSFEKSYFFAQLLLFVNPLADCMLYLFMRPDAGDLMKCCRHQRWKHNQDEHSVVNPQSSCSTVVCCISAQKPESHSLNTCSSV from the coding sequence ATGGGACAACATAACATCAGCATCAATGACTCAACTGGATCAGATTATGATCATTTCAGTAAGCGGAGAGAtttgtacagaaaaaaagatgctgCAAATGTTGTATTTGTCTGGATCCTTTCAGTCATTGAGATTCCAGTCATGATCTTAACTCTGattgctttgtgttttctcGTCAAATCTCGGCCTGCTGCTTCAGTTTTTATTAGTCACTTGATACTTTCAGATCTCATACAGGTCATGTGTATGTTAATAGGAACAACAATCTCATGGTCATATGAACTAGTCGGTCCATATCGCTATTGTTTGGTTGTAGGTCTGTATTTTATGGCATGTGTTTCTTTTGAACGATATCTTCTGGTTTCTCATCCTATCTGGTACAAATCTCACCAATCACTCAAACTctcctgttttctttctgtgatCGTCTGGTTTGTGCCTCTGACGTTTTCAGAAATAAAGCCcccttgtatttattttgacagtctTACCCTAAGTATAGCATGTTTAATTCCCTACCCCATAGTCATTCTCTGTTTTGTTGGAACTTGTCGAGGTCTTTCTCGCTCAATATCACTGACTGCTCTGAAGCGTAAATTAATTTTGGGCAGTTTGTTCCTGGTGCTGCTGACTTACACATTTCTCATTCTGCCTGCTGTGATTATGTGTATTATAGATCAATATAAGCTTCCTAACAATAAGacactttcatttgaaaaatcttATTTCTTTGCACAATTGCTGTTATTTGTGAATCCACTTGCTGACTGTATGCTGTATCTGTTCATGAGGCCTGATGCTGGTGATTTAATGAAGTGTTGTAGACATCAGAGATGGAAACACAATCAGGACGAACACTCTGTAGTGAATCCACAAAGCAGCTGCTCTACTGTAGTGTGCTGTATTTCAGCTCAAAAACCTGAATCTCATTCATTAAACACCTGCAGCTCAGTTTAA
- the LOC122331485 gene encoding LOW QUALITY PROTEIN: stonustoxin subunit alpha-like (The sequence of the model RefSeq protein was modified relative to this genomic sequence to represent the inferred CDS: inserted 1 base in 1 codon; deleted 1 base in 1 codon) has protein sequence MASQTIELAALGRPLYPGMLYDCRKDSFIPGVTLWDKKSLREDLDSRPQLMTTLNFSSSDSLLSKSDLLKISASLKASFWGLVEVGGSAKFLNDTKSSNQQSRVTMHYSETSRFDQLTMTQLGKITHAQVFDQKTATHVITAVLYGAHAFMVFERSFAEDENKQDIEGELDVMVKKIPGFSIEGKGALKMTDEDNKKAETITCTFHGDVHLEQNPTTYLEALEVYKNLPNLLKKNPQNAVPIKVWLYPLCLLDTKAARLERQISDHLISNTQDMMEGLKEVERTCNDLSRRKEMNVFSDVKKRLRSFQDSLSIYKIVLQKALARFLPAIREGSVQEQSLGDILMIHSSXPFSADLLNQWLSDAKSELNLLNNPSKALKEINTEDSDRLNSILLDPDIKAVVCLTFTSLKYKDPYLSTLAEFVKSEKFTKLDEKINQPSVTSDVRKWFQDPDVIAKMRENLSVFKKFSEASKINKSIRFIISAISDPSIPGSSIYLYENGKLTDTKFQPVSKPPTPIIKNVLEETVSLELKKSPTGETVKYRLEYKQVSAGSGAEEQWLFIDTADQDFTLTELVPGKQYLIRYRIVGKVGVSEASDTVSPTLSSITVPRTRKDFLRYSQRLSLDLNTINKHLLLSENNRVITCTNTLQSYPGHPDRFDDFYQVFCRESDWTMLLGD, from the exons ATGGCATCACAAACCATTGAACTGGCAGCCCTAGGAAGACCTCTGTATCCTGGTATGCTGTATGACTGCCGCAAGGATTCCTTCATTCCAG GTGTTACTTTGTGGGATAAGAAATCACTGAGGGAAGATTTGGACAGTCGTCCGCAGCTGATGACAACTTTGAATTTCAGTAGTTCTGACTCTTTACTTAGTAAGTCCGATCTCTTAAAAATAAGTGCTTCCCTGAAGGCCAGCTTTTGGGGGCTGGTGGAGGTGGGAGGATCTGCCAAGTTCCTTAATGACACCAAATCTTCCAATCAGCAGTCCAGAGTAACAATGCATTACAGCGAAACCTCAAGATTCGATCAACTCACTATGACTCAGCTGGGAAAGATCACC CACGCTCAGGTATTCGACCAGAAAACTGCAACTCACGTGATCACGGCTGTGCTGTACGGAGCTCATGCCTTCATGGTGTTTGAGCGTTCATTTGCAGAAGATGAAAACAAGCAGGACATTGAGGGAGAACTGGATGTCATGGTGAAAAAGATCCCTGGATTTTCCATTGAGGGAAAAGgagctttaaaaatgacagatgaGGATAATAAAAAGGCTGAGACTATCACCTGCACATTTCATGGTGATGTCCATCTTGAGCAGAATCCCACAACGTACTTAGAGGCCCTAGAGGTGTACAAGAACCTCCCCAATCTGCTGAAGAAAAATCCACAGAATGCAGTGCCGATAAAAGTCTGGCTCTATCCTCTTTGTCTGCTGGATACAAAAGCAGCTCGATTGGAGAGACAAATCAGCGATCATTTGATTTCCAACACTCAAGATATGATGGAGGGGCTGAAGGAGGTAGAGAGGACATGCAATGATCTGTCCAGAAGAAAAGAGATGAATGTTTTCAGTGACGTCAAAAAAAGGCTGCGCTCATTTCAGGACTCTTTAAGCATCTACAAGATAGTGCTTCAGAAAGCTCTGGCCAGGTTCTTGCCTGCCATTCGTGAAGGAAGTGTGCAGGAACAATCCCTAGGAGACATTCTGATGATACACAGCA TCCCTTTTAGTGCTGACTTACTTAACCAATGGTTATCTGATGCAAAGTCTGAActtaatttattgaataatcCCAGCAAGGCGCTGAAGGAGATTAACACGGAAGATTCAGACAGGCTCAACAGCATCCTTCTTGATCCTGATATTAAAGCCGTAGTGTGCTTGACCTTCACATCTCTGAAATATAAAGACCCATATCTTTCAACCCTGGCAGAGTTTGTGAAATCTGAGAAGTTTACAAAGctagatgaaaaaataaaccagCCTTCTGTGACATCTGATGTCAGAAAGTGGTTCCAAGATCCTGATGTCATTGCAAAGATGAGAGAGAACTTATCAGTCTTCAAGAAATTTTCAGAGGCCAGTAAAATTAACAAGAGTATTCGTTTCATTATTTCTGCCATCTCCGATCCCTCCATTCCAGGCTCCTCCATCTATTTGTATGAAAATGGGAAGTTGACCGACACAAAGTTTCAGCCCGTGTCCAAGCCACCCACACCAATAATAAAGAATGTCCTGGAGGAAACTGTGTCCCTGGAACTGAAGAAGTCCCCAACTGGAGAAACAGTGAAGTACAGATTGGAGTACAAGCAGGTAAGCGCAGGTTCTGGAGCTGAGGAGCAGTGGCTTTTCATAGACACAGCTGATCAAGACTTCACACTGACTGAATTGGTACCTGGGAAGCAGTACTTGATCCGCTACAGGATAGTGGGTAAAGTGGGAGTGAGTGAAGCCAGTGATACTGTCAGCCCTACACTCTCTTCAA TCACTGTTCCCAGGACCAGGAAAGACTTCCTACGAT ATTCTCAGCGGCTCTCTCTGGATctgaacacaataaataaacacctcCTTCTGTCGGAGAACAACCGAGTGATTACCTGCACTAACACACTCCAGTCGTATCCCGgacatccagacagatttgatgacTTCTATCAGGTGTTTTGTAGAGAGAGTGACTGGACGATGTTACTGGGAGATTGA